In Microbulbifer pacificus, the genomic stretch GCCATCCGCCAGTGCCTGAGGTGGTGTGAAGCTCCACTTGCCATCCTGCCCCACCACGGCTTCACCCAGTTTTTGGCCGTCGTCGTAGATGATGACGGTGTTGCCCGCTTCACCGGTACCAATCAGTTCCGGTTGCGTGTCGTCGGTGGATTCGCCGTCCAGAACACTGCCTGTCTTGCTGCCCACATCGTCGTGAATGTCGGTCAGACCATAGGTGTTGCCAGGCAGCGGGTCGGGATTGCCGTCCGGACCGGGGTTGCCGTTTTCATCGGTTTTGTCTTCACCGCTGACTTCCGGTTTGTCCGGGCCAGCCAGATCAATCACAACCGCGGTAGACGGACTGCGGCCACTTTCGTTACCCGCCTTGTCACGCACCATGTAGTCGATATCAAAGCTGGCATCGCTCGACAGTTCCGCTGCGGGAACCGTGATACGGGCCTCCTGGGCGTTCACATCCGCGGCCGTGACGGTGTACTCGATTTCAGTACCATTCCAGTCCAGAACAATGACGTCGCCTTCCGCCATGCCGTCGTAGCCAGGGATACGCACCACGGTGCCGTCCGCTGCTTCGGCTTTGTTGATCACACCATCGTTGTCCATTTCGTCGACGATTGGGGCTGCGAGGTTTTCGTTCACTGGTGTGGTTGAGTCATCGATACCACCACCAGGATTGCCCGGAGCTGCGGTATCAACCACGATGGTCCAGTCGTCGGAACGTGGGCTGGTGTTGCCCGCCGGATCGACGAACTCAATGCTGAACGCATGATCGCCATCCGTCAGAGGCTGATCCGGAGTAAATGTCCACTCGCCATTTTCATCCACTACCACGCGCCCAATTTCCTGGTCGTTGTCGTAGATGATGACGGTGTTGCCCGCTTCACCGGTACCAATCAGTTCCGGTTGCGTGTCGTCGGTGGATTCACCCTCCAGAACACTGCCTGTCTTGCTGCCCACATCGTCGTGAATGTCGGTCAAACCGTAGGTGTTGTCGGGCAGCGGGTCGGGATTGCCGTCCGGACCGGGGTTGCCGTTTTCATCGGTTTTGTCTTCACCGCTGACTTCCGGTTTGTCCGGGGCAGTGGTGTCAACCACGATGGTCCAGTCGTCGGAACGCTCGCTGGTATTACCATCCGGGTCAACAAATTCAAGGCTGAAGTCGTGCTCACCTTCGCTCAGCGGCTGGTCCGGCGTAAACGTCCACTCGCCATTTTCATCCACCACCACGCGGCCAATTTCCTGGTCATTGTCGTAGATGATAACAGTATCACCCGGCTCACCAGTACCAATCAGCTCGGGTTGACTATCGTCAGTAGCCCGTCCATTTAGAATGCTACCCTGAACATCCCCCACATCATCGAGAATATCAACAAGTCCGTGCGTACCTTCCGGGAGCGGATCCGGTTGACCATCCGGACCCAGGTTACCGCTTCCATCAGTCTTGTCTTCACCGCTGACTTCCGGCTTAGCAGGAGGCAAAGTATCTCCCGGCGACTGTCCAGCATCGCCATCCTTGCCCTTGCTGCTAGAGCTGCCACCGCGCGACAATGCAGCCAGCGCACCAAGTGCACCGATCCCCAAGAGAGCTGGAATAAACAGCGCCCCGAAGTCATCATCACTGCCAACCAACCGGCAAGAGCTATCACTTGCGTCCAGCACCAGCTCGGAGGATTCACCATCCATCAAAAATGGGGCTTCATCACCCTCTTCGCCACTCGCCGCAGCGTATTCATATAGATTACCGTCAGCCGTCATCCCAATGAGTTGACCACCAACTTTATAAAAGTCCTGGATAACTAAATGTGGCTTTACAGAAGAGTCACAACCAAAGGTAACATGCAGATCATCGCCCACTCGCTTGACGATGATATTGTTTGGACCAAGCCCAGCATCACCCTCGGTCAAACGGTAATACGCCCCCTGCACCGCCTGAATTTGCACCGGCGGCTTACCTGCAGAAACATTAATTTCATGCGTTTCAGACACAGAACCGTCTTTGACTACAACGATTCTGTTAGACAAACCTGAACTACTCACAATGACCTAACCTCAATTACTTCACACAAAATTTTCTGATTTGCTTAGATCCGCCACCCACAACACATAGAGAGGGGAGGAAAACCTATAGCGCTGCCGCCAGTGTCTAATTTTTAGCCAGAAAACAACATAGGAAGATTCCCAATATGAAAAGCCCCGCCACCCGAGCAGCCCTATTGCAACCAAATTCAACATGCCAGCAACATCTGAACCAGACACAAGTGGCCACAACCACCATGCGCTACTGAGTGAAGCAGCTTGAACCTGAACGTGGTGGTGAGACGCCAGCCAGCAAGGCCCACACAAATACAAGAAGACAACTGTTGACCAACCGAGTAACCGAACGGGCTTAGTCGCCAGCTCACGCTGGCGCCACCTTGCCACCGCTGTCGACCTATATGCCCAGCGCATCACTGGGGAGCCACCTCAGAACAACCAGATACCGCACTCACGGTAAAAGCGATGGAAATGACATGGGAGAGCCGAATGGCGCCATGCCCCACTCAGACCAAGGTGACCTGCATGCAAGCAGCTTGTTCCGGCAGCGGCTGCGGCGCTATCGGATGACTCAGAGCACGAGTCGTCATGGAATTGTGGGACAATGTCCCAATGGAAAGGCTGTTCCGCAGCTTAAAAAGCGAATAGACACCACTCTCGACTAGGCCTCCATACGGAGTCAAGGCGGGCCATCAGTCATTACTGATGGCCTACTACAACTGGGAATACCCCCATCATTACAACGATGGATTACCGCCTGGAAAGGCGGAAGAAAACCTTAACTTACCACCCGGAAAGAGTCGATCATCACATATGCGACTACTCTTCGCAGGATCAGTGTTTTGCCCTCGGCTCCCCTGGATACGAGGATATGAAAACATCTACTAGAAAGCCCATCGCAGACTTTGCCTTAGCATTATTTAATTATTCCAAACAGGCGACTTCAGGAGATTTCTTAAAATAAGTATTTGTAAATTTGGGGTATCCGTATTCGAAAAAAAAGCCCACGGAACCGAAGCTCACGTGGGCTTTGTAGGCAACCTAAAATCTACCTTGACCCTTCCGCAATACCGCCCACACAGGCAAGCATGAAAGCGTCGAAGATGTGATTCTAGAAGTAGCTATTTAAAACAATCTCCTGTTGATCCTGTTGCGCAGTACCCTCCCCACCAGAGGGCGGATGAGAGCCCTTTTCTGAAGCAGAAGATATAACTGGATCATGGTTTTCAAGTACGACCTCAATGTCTTTCTGAATCAGCAGCGTTGCATCCTCTCCATCATGATGGAATATATTATAGGTAATGCCATCTTTATCCAGCGTCTCCAAGGCTTGCTCCCAATTGCCAGTATCAGAGCCATCAACAAGAAGATCATTCAACACGACCTTATCACCAATCTCTCCGTGAATAGTTAGCTCAGCACTTCCGTCGTCATCCGAAGGCAGACCCATCGACAGCAAGTCACCCAGCGAGAGCTCCAGAGCATCACTGCCGCCCCCACTCAAATCCATCGGCTGCATCTGGGCATCATCACTCAGTTCCGCCTTGATCATCTCCAGATCGATTACATCCTCACGCTCGATCAGCCCAGACAGCGCCACAGGCTCCGCCGCAGACTGCGGGTTGGTTGCGTCCGAATCAACGAATAGGCTCGTTGTCGTGACTACCGAAGAGCTGGGAACCCAACTAAACGTATCTCTGAGCATAATCCAGCTCATATCATTTATACCACCACTAGCCACACCTTCGTCACCATTCTCGAAGCGGATGCTACTAAAACTTTCACCATTCGGAGCATCAAAAGTAAACACCCGGCTATTATCCTTTCCGTCCGCGCGTGGTGCCTGCGGTATTAGTTCCCGAGCCACCACCTGCCCATTCTCGTTCAAGAAAACTGCATAGGTGCTAGTACTGTCCAAAGCATAATATTCAAAGGAAACCCGCGTAGCAGGTCCCGACAGCGTAAAGATTGACACGCCCATCTGACCGCCTGCCCCTCGATCACCGTCTCCATTCGCGTCCGTATCGTGCATCCACATTTCATCTATCGCGCCAATCGGCACATAAATATCACCAGAATACGTAACCTGACTGATGTCGCCACTGCCGGGATTGCCCGGAGCTGCGGTATCAACCACGATGGTCCAGTCGTCGGAACGTGGGCTGCTGTTACCCGCAGGGTCAACAAATTCAATGCTGAATTTGTGCTGGCCATCCGCCAGTGCCTGAGGTGGTGTGAAGCTCCACTTGCCATCCTGCCCCACCACTGCTTCACCCAGTTTTTGGCCGTCGTCGTAGATGATGACGGTGTTGCCCGCTTCACCGGTACCAATCAGTTCCGGTTGCGTGTCGTCGGTGGATTCACCGTCCAGAACACTGCCTGTCTTGCTGCCCACATCGTCGTGAATGTCGGTCAGACCATAGGTGTTGCCAGGCAGCGGGTCGGGATTGCCGTCCGGACCGGGGTTGCCGTTTTCATCGGTTTTGTCTTCACCGCTGACTTCCGGTTTGTCCGGGCCTGTCAGGTCAATCACAACCGCGGTAGACAGACTGCGGCCACTTTCGTTACCCGCCTTGTCACGCACCATGTAGTCGATATCAAAGCTGGCATCGCTCGACAGTTCCGCTGCGGGAACCGTGATACGGGCCTCCTGGACGTTCACATCCGCGGCCGTGACGGTGTACTCGATTTCAGTACCATTCCAGTCCAGAACAATGACGTCGCCTTCCGCCATGCCGTCGTAGCCAGGGATACGCACCACGGTGCCGTCCGCGGCTTCGGCTTTGTTGATCACACCATCGTTGTCCATTTCGTCGACGATTGGGGCTGCGAGGTTTTCGTTCACTGGTGTGGTTGAGTCATCGATACCACCACCAGGATTGCCCGGAGCTGCGGTATCAACCACGATGGTCCAGTCATCGGAACGTGGACTGCGGTTACCCGCAGGGTCAACAAATTCAATGCTGAATTTGTGCTCGCCATCCGCCAGTGCCTGAGGTGGTGTGAAGCTCCACTTGCCATCCTGTCCCACCACTGCTTCACCCAGTTTTTGGCCGTCGTCGTAGATGATGACGGTGTTGCCCGCTTCACCGGTACCAATCAGTTCCGGTTGCGTGTCGTCGGTGGATTCGCCGTCCAGAACACTGCCTGTCTTGCTACCCACATCGTCGTGAATGTCGGTCAGACCATAGGTGTTGCCAGGCAGCGGGTCGGGATTGCCGTCCGGACCGGGGTTGCCGTTTTCATCGGTTTTGTCTTCACCGCTGACTTCCGGTTTGTCCGGGGCAGTGGTGTCAACCACGATGGTCCAGTCGTCGGAACGTGGACTGCTGTTACCCGCAGGGTCAACAAATTCAATGCTGAATTTGTGCTCGCCATCCGCCAGTGCCTGAGGTGGTGTGAAGCTCCACTTGCCATCCTGCCCCACCACGGCTTCACCCAGTTTTTGGCCGTCGTCGTAGATGATGACGGTGTTGCCCGCTTCACCGGTACCAATCAGTTCCGGTTGCGTGTCGTCGGTGGATTCACCGTCCAGAACACTGCCTGTCTTGCTGCCCACATCGTCGTGAATGTCGGTCAGACCATAGGTGTTGCCAGGCAGCGGGTCGGGATTGCCGTCCGGACCGGGGTTGCCGTTTTCATCGGTTTTGTCTTCACCGCTGACTTCCGGTTTGTCCGGGCCTGTCAGGTCAATCACAACCGCGGTAGACAGACTGCGGCCACTTTCGTTACCCGCCTTGTCACGCACCATGTAGTCGATATCAAAGCTGGCATCGCTCGACAGTTCCGCTGCGGGAACCGTGATACGGGCCTCCTGGACGTTCACATCCGCGGCCGTGACGGTGTACTCGATTTCAGTACCATTCCAGTCCAGAACAATGACGTCGCCTTCCGCCATGCCGTCGTAGCCAGGGATACGCACCACGGTGCCGTCCGCGGCTTCGGCTTTGTTGATCACACCATCGTTGTCCATTTCGTCGACGATTGGGGCTGCGAGGTTTTCGTTCACTGGTGTGGTTGAGTCATCGATACCACCACCAGGATTGCCCGGAGCTGCGGTATCAACCACGATGGTCCAGTCATCGGAACGTGGACTGCGGTTACCCGCAGGGTCAACAAATTCAATGCTGAATTTGTGCTCGCCATCCGCCAGTGCCTGAGGTGGTGTGAAGCTCCACTTGCCATCCTGTCCCACCACTGCTTCACCCAGTTTTTGGCCGTCGTCGTAGATGATGACGGTGTTGCCCGCTTCACCGGTACCAATCAGTTCCGGTTGCGTGTCGTCGGTGGATTCGCCGTCCAGAACACTGCCTGTCTTGCTACCCACATCGTCGTGAATGTCGGTCAGACCATAGGTGTTGCCAGGCAGCGGGTCGGGATTGCCGTCCGGACCGGGGTTGCCGTTTTCATCGGTTTTGTCTTCACCGCTGACTTCCGGTTTGTCCGGGGCAGTGGTGTCAACCACGATGGTCCAGTCGTCGGAACGTGGACTGCTGTTACCCGCAGGGTCAACAAATTCAATGCTGAATTTGTGCTCGCCATCCGCCAGTGCCTGAGGTGGTGTGAAGCTCCACTTGCCATCCTGCCCCACCACGGCTTCACCCAGTTTTTGGCCGTCGTCGTAGATGATGACGGTGTTGCCCGCTTCACCGGTACCAATCAGTTCCGGTTGCGTGTCGTCGGTGGATTCACCGTCCAGAACACTGCCTGTCTTGCTGCCCACATCGTCGTGAATGTCGGTCAGACCATAGGTGTTGCCAGGCAGCGGGTCGGGATTGCCGTCCGGACCGGGGTTGCCGTTTTCATCGGTTTTGTCTTCACCGCTGACTTCCGGTTTGTCCGGGCCTGTCAGGTCAATCACAACCGCGGTAGACAGACTGCGGCCACTTTCGTTACCCGCCTTGTCACGCACCATGTAGTCGATATCAAAGCTGGCATCGCTCGACAGTTCCGCTGCGGGAACCGTGATACGGGCCTCCTGGACGTTCACATCCGCGGCCGTGACGGTGTACTCGATTTCAGTACCATTCCAGTCCAGAACAATGACGTCGCCTTCCGCCATGCCGTCGTAGCCAGGGATACGCACCACGGTGCCGTCCGCGGCTTCGGCTTTGTTGATCACACCATCGTTGTCCATTTCGTCGACGATTGGGGCTGCGAGGTTTTCGTTCACTGGTGTGGTTGAGTCATCGATACCACCACCAGGATTGCCCGGAGCTGCGGTATCAACCACGATGGTCCAGTCATCGGAACGTGGACTGCGGTTACCCGCAGGGTCAACAAATTCAATGCTGAATTTGTGCTCGCCATCCGCCAGTGCCTGAGGTGGTGTGAAGCTCCACTTGCCATCCTGTCCCACCACTGCTTCACCCAGTTTTTGGCCGTCGTCGTAGATGATGACGGTGTTGCCCGCTTCACCGGTACCAATCAGTTCCGGTTGCGTGTCGTCGGTGGATTCGCCGTCCAGAACACTGCCTGTCTTGCTACCCACATCGTCGTGAATGTCGGTCAGACCATAGGTGTTGCCAGGCAGCGGGTCGGGATTGCCGTCCGGACCGGGGTTGCCGTTTTCATCGGTTTTGTCTTCACCGCTGACTTCCGGTTTGTCCGGGGCAGTGGTGTCAACCACGATGGTCCAGTCGTCGGAACGTGGACTGCTGTTACCCGCAGGGTCAACAAATTCAATGCTGAATTTGTGCTCGCCATCCGCCAGTGCCTGAGGTGGTGTGAAGCTCCACTTGCCATCCTGCCCCACCACGGCTTCACCCAGTTTTTGGCCGTTGTCGTAGATGATGACGGTGTTGCCCGCTTCACCGGTACCAATCAGTTCCGGTTGTGTGTCGTCGGTGGATTCGCCGTCCAGAACACTGCCTGTCTTGCTGCCCACATCGTCGTGAATGTCGGTCAGACCATAGGTGTTGCCAGGCAGCGGGTCGGGATTGCCGTCCGGACCGGGGTTGCCGTTTTCATCGGTTTTGTCTTCACCGCTGACTTCCGGTTTGTCCGGGCCTGTCAGGTCAATCACAACCGCGGTAGACAGACTGCGGCCACTTTCGTTACCCGCCTTGTCACGCACCATGTAGTCGATATCAAAGCTGGCATCGCTCGACAGTTCCGCTGCGGGAACCGTGATACGGGCCTCCTGGACGTTCACATCCGCGGCCGTGACGGTGTACTCGATTTCAGTACCATTCCAGTCCAGAACAATGACGTCGCCTTCCGCCATGCCGTCGTAGCCAGGGATACGCACCACGGTGCCGTCCGCGGCTTCGGCTTTGTTGATCACACCATCGTTGTCCATTTCGTCGACGATTGGGGCTGCGAGGTTTTCGTTCACTGGTGTGGTTGAGTCATCGATACCACCACCAGGATTGCCCGGAGCTGCGGTATCAACCACGATGGTCCAGTCGTCGGAACGTGGGCTGGTGTTGCCCGCCGGATCGACGAACTCAATGCTGAACGCATGATCGCCATCCGTCAGAGGCTGATCCGGAGTAAATGTCCACTCGCCATTTTCATCCACTACCACGCGCCCAATTTCCTGGTCGTTGTCGTAGATGATGACGGTGTTGCCCGCTTCACCGGTACCAATCAGTTCCGGCTGCGCGTCGTCAGTGGGCTCGCCATCCAGAACACTGCCTGTCTTGCTGCCCACATCGTCGCGAATGTCGGTCAAACCGTAGGTGTTGTCGGGCAGCGGGTCAGGATTACCGTCCGGACCGGGGTTGCCGTTTTCATCGGTTTTGTCTTCACCGCTGACTTCCGGTTTGTCCGGGGCAGTGGTGTCAACCACGATGGTCCAGTCGTCGGAACGCTCGCTGGTATTACCATCCGGGTCAACAAATTCAAGGCTGAAGTCGTGCTCACCTTCGCTTAGCGGCTGGTCTGGAGTAAACGTCCACTCGCCATTTTCATCCACCACCACGCGGCCAATTTCCTGGTCATTGTCATAGATAATGACGGTGTTGCCCGCTTCACCGGTACCAATCAGTTCCGGTTGCGTGTCGTCGGTGGATTCACCCTCCAGAACACTGCCTGTCTTGCTGCCCACATCGTCGTGAATGTCGGTCAAACCGTAGGTGTTGTCGGGCAGCGGGTCGGGATTGCCGTCCGGACCGGGGTTGCCGTTTTCATCGGTTTTGTCTTCACCGCTGACTTCCGGTTTGTCCGGGGCAGTGGTGTCAACCACGATGGTCCAGTCGTCGGAACGCTCGCTGGTATTACCATCCGGGTCAACAAATTCAAGGCTGAAGTCGTGCTCACCTTCGCTCAGCGGCTGGTCCGGCGTAAACGTCCACTCGCCATTTTCATCCACCACCACGCGGCCAATTTCCTGGTCATTGTCGTAGATGATAACAGTATCACCCGGCTCACCAGTACCAATCAGCTCGGGTTGACTATCGTCAGTAGCCCGTCCATTTAGAATGCTACCCTGAACATCCCCCACATCATCGAGAATATCAACAAGTCCGTGCGTACCTTCCGGGAGCGGATCCGGTTGACCATCCGGACCCAGGTTACCGCTTCCATCAGTCTTGTCTTCACCGCTGACTTCCGGCTTAGCAGGAGGCAAAGTATCTCCCGGCGACTGTCCAGCATCGCCATCCTTGCCCTTGCTGCTAGAGCTGCCACCGCGCGACAATGCAGCCAGCGCACCAAGTGCACCGATCCCCAAGAGAGCTGGAATAAACAGCGCCCCGAAGTCATCATCACTGCCAACCAACCGGCAAGAGCTATCACTTGCGTCCAGCACCAGCTCGGAGGATTCACCATCCATCAAAAATGGGGCTTCATCACCCTCTTCGCCACTCGCCGCAGCGTATTCATATAGATTACCGTCAGCCGTCATCCCAATGAGTTGACCACCAACTTTATAAAAGTCCTGGATAACTAAATGTGGCTTTACAGAAGAGTCACAACCAAAGGTAACATGCAGATCATCGCCCACTCGCTTGACGATGATATTGTTTGGACCAAGCCCAGCATCACCCTCGGTCAAACGGTAATACGCCCCCTGCACCGCCTGAATTTGCACCGGCGGCTTACCTGCAGAAACATTAATTTCATGCGTTTCAGACACAGAACCGTCTTTGACTACAACGATTCTGTTAGACAAACCTGAACTACTCACAATGACCTAACCTCAATTACTTCACACAAAATTTTCTGATTTGCTTAGATCCGCCACCCACAACACATAGAGAGGGGAGGAAAACCTATAGCGCTGCCGCCAGTGTCTACTTTTCACACAGGCATCAACATAGGAAAACTCCCAATGTGAGAGCCCCCATAACCCGAGCAGGCCCATTGCCCCATACCTAAGTAGCCATACCCCCAAAGACCCCAAGGCCGAAGCAGCACGGTAAAAACCACAGAATCAACCTACCGAAGAGTAAGTACTGAGAAATTACGAGGAAATATGTTCGCCGAAGAGGCTGATGAAGAATAAGCACTATTCGTAGCAGCTGCAGATACGACCACAACAGGCAACCCGCCGACTTATCAGGCCGCAAGATAGAGAAACCACTAACTCAGGGAAAGGCGGGAACTGAAATAACAGACATGAAAATGCGACACCACCTTAATTCAACCAAATCAAGTTAAACTCCAACCAAGGGCACCGATCAACCGCATAACCCCGCTTCTTATCGCGCCAACAATTATGAGCCCCAGTAATCGACTCGACTCACCAATCCAATGCACTTCCCTGGCCTTTCACCAATATCAACTGACGCATACCTCCACGCACAGAATCATCGAGAAATTCATCTCGAGTCACTGTCATATAAACCTTACAGGGTTCTCACTACTGCCGACCTTATATTCCGAGCAGCTGCTCCCAAGCCCGGCCAAGTCAAACTTTCTTACAATATAAAGGTCCGGCCGCCCCAAACCGGATACAACGCGTACAAATCTTAAAGTTTTTCATTATAGACTGCAGGATCTAGTGGGTAAGAAGATGCCCCAACATTGATGCCTTAGCCGGAAGTACTGAAGGAAAAATTTCGTAAGCGACAAAATTACACGGACTGAACCCACCTATATCTTATAGACACTCCAAAATTTACCGTTTCAGGCTTTCGACCGCCAGCATCCAAACCTTCTCAAAATGCGCCGCATGGTTACACAGAAATAGCACTTAAGGTACCAGCCAGAAAGCGGGCGCGAGAAATAAATCATCAACTCGTAAAAATACCCCAAAAGGCTAATAGTTCTTCAACGTTATCAGAGACCAAGCACTTTTACAGCATCGATCAATTCCGCGATAGTGCGAACTTTCAGCTTTTTCATAAGCCTGGTTTTATACGTACTAATCGTTTTTTCACTCAAAATCATCCTCTTCGCAATCTCTTTATTGGTAGCTCCCTTCGCAAGTTGCGTTGCAACCATTACCTCCCTATTAGAAAGAGAGCTCACAACACCAGAGAAATCCCCTACCGGCACTCCACTTAACGGTCGATTACTCGACGAAGGAAAATAAGATACGCCGGAACAAACTGATAAAACAGCGGATTCCAACTCTTTTAAACTCTGACTTTTTGAAACATACCCTGCTGCACCCGCGCAAGCACAGCGTATAGAAAAATAGCTAGATTCCTGCGCACTAAATACAATTATTTTAGTCGACGGGTCACGCCTAATCATTCGGGATATTACTTCCATGCCATCAAGGTTTGGCATCAACAAATCCATGATGACCAGCCCCGGGCTACACTCCCGATGGAACCTAAGCGAAGTAAGACCATCAGAGGCTTGAAGCACATCCCCAACGCCAAATGCTTCCAACAAGATTGCAACACCTGCTCTAATAACAGGGTGATCATCTGCAACTAAAGCACTTTTAGGAGCAATATCACTAGGCATCGACTCAATCACCTTTCACTTGCAAAGCATGGGCGATTCACTATCGCACGACATCCAAGCCCCCCCCATAGGAATCTCCCTATTCCCACCTACGCCCAGCCACAAAATAGGAAAATACCTACATACACGTTGAGGACCCTTGAATACGGTATAAGTTGTCTTAAAAATAGAACGGGATCGTTATATTAACATGCTTCAGAGAACGAGGATTCAGCCAAGATCATCTCTTGGCAATACCCCCCTATTAGTAGTAATGGCTCTAATATTAGTATTAGTGGCCAATCTAGTGTTGACTCGAGCATCTTATGCGAATGAACCCACCCACAAGCATATAGATTCGAGCAGCGATGCAATCGGTGAAACCAAAAAGCTTCGAGTCGGAATTCCTGCAATAAACTGGCCCCCACTCCAAATCACACACGGGGTAGACAGTTACACTGGCGCAAGTATTGATATAGTAGAAATATTCGCAGGCCAGCTAGGGAGAAAAGCTGAGTTTTTCCTCATACAAAACGATGAGGATATGAAAAAAAAGCTCGATTCAGGCGAAATTGACCTAGCCGTTCGCATACAGAATAGTGAAGAAGCAGTAAACAAAGTAGAAGGCTACATCTATGCTGCTGTAAGTCCAGCTTTCTTGGCGAGGCACGAATTTCGCAATCTCAGCGAATTAAAAAAAGTAGCCTTTCTAAAGGGGCAATACACTAAATTTCAACTTGAAAGGCTATACCCACACATTGATTTTATTGAGGTATCATCGCTGATGCGAGGGTTTTACTGGGTTAAATCAGGCGCACTGGATGCCCTCCTAAGTGATGAAACATATTCAAAATACACTATAAAACAAACCCGTTGGAAAGATGGTCGCTTACTGCAAGCCGAAAAGCTGCCGATCAAAAGACTACGCCTATTAACTAAAGATAGTCGTCTGGAATCTGAGATTGAAAGAATTTCCCAGTCAGAACGTTACATCTCTGACGCTAATACCGTACTCGCGCGCTGGAATATATATAACAGCAGAATAAATCTCAGCAATGAGGAACATCAATGGATTCTTAACAATCCTATCGTGAGGGTAGGGGCCCCCAGAAGCATAGCACCGTACGGGCAAATTTCTAAGCAGGGTGAGTATGAGGGCATAGACAACGACATTTTAAATATTGTACGCCGAGAAACAGGATTAGAATTTGAGTACGTAGAGGAGAGCGACTGGGGTAAAGGCATAGAAAAACTAAAGCTAGGAAAAATAGATCTATTAGGCGCCTCAATCCCTCACAAAAGAGACAGCGATATTATTTTTGGAATTCCCTATAGCTTGGGAATACCAGTAATTTTAGCAAAGAGTGGTTCGCCACTCAAAGACAGCGCATCTAGCCTTCGCAATCCCAGAATAGCCACAAGCAAAACGATATCAGAGCTAGTGCATGAAGACCTGCCTAATGCGCAATTTGTCTACAGCAAAAACTGGGAGAAGGGATTCGAACTACTTATCAGGAATCAGGTTGACGCACTGGTAATGCTTGAGCCCTCAGCAAACTACTACTTGAACTCATCAAAGGATAACGACATTCAGATTGTTGGTGCCGTTGGCGCCACTCCGGTTCACGTCTCATTCTCGACCACAAAAAATAAACGCATTCTTCTATCAATACTAGACAAAGTAATTTCAAACTTATCAGAATTTGAACTAGAACGCTTGGCATTCGCCTGGGAACCGCAAACCACCGAAGATCGTATATCTCGGAGGACATTTATAATAGTTCAAGCCATTGCCGC encodes the following:
- a CDS encoding Ig-like domain-containing protein, with the translated sequence MSETHEINVSAGKPPVQIQAVQGAYYRLTEGDAGLGPNNIIVKRVGDDLHVTFGCDSSVKPHLVIQDFYKVGGQLIGMTADGNLYEYAAASGEEGDEAPFLMDGESSELVLDASDSSCRLVGSDDDFGALFIPALLGIGALGALAALSRGGSSSSKGKDGDAGQSPGDTLPPAKPEVSGEDKTDGSGNLGPDGQPDPLPEGTHGLVDILDDVGDVQGSILNGRATDDSQPELIGTGEPGDTVIIYDNDQEIGRVVVDENGEWTFTPDQPLSEGEHDFSLEFVDPDGNTSERSDDWTIVVDTTAPDKPEVSGEDKTDENGNPGPDGNPDPLPDNTYGLTDIHDDVGSKTGSVLEGESTDDTQPELIGTGEAGNTVIIYDNDQEIGRVVVDENGEWTFTPDQPLSEGEHDFSLEFVDPDGNTSERSDDWTIVVDTTAPDKPEVSGEDKTDENGNPGPDGNPDPLPDNTYGLTDIRDDVGSKTGSVLDGEPTDDAQPELIGTGEAGNTVIIYDNDQEIGRVVVDENGEWTFTPDQPLTDGDHAFSIEFVDPAGNTSPRSDDWTIVVDTAAPGNPGGGIDDSTTPVNENLAAPIVDEMDNDGVINKAEAADGTVVRIPGYDGMAEGDVIVLDWNGTEIEYTVTAADVNVQEARITVPAAELSSDASFDIDYMVRDKAGNESGRSLSTAVVIDLTGPDKPEVSGEDKTDENGNPGPDGNPDPLPGNTYGLTDIHDDVGSKTGSVLDGESTDDTQPELIGTGEAGNTVIIYDNGQKLGEAVVGQDGKWSFTPPQALADGEHKFSIEFVDPAGNSSPRSDDWTIVVDTTAPDKPEVSGEDKTDENGNPGPDGNPDPLPGNTYGLTDIHDDVGSKTGSVLDGESTDDTQPELIGTGEAGNTVIIYDDGQKLGEAVVGQDGKWSFTPPQALADGEHKFSIEFVDPAGNRSPRSDDWTIVVDTAAPGNPGGGIDDSTTPVNENLAAPIVDEMDNDGVINKAEAADGTVVRIPGYDGMAEGDVIVLDWNGTEIEYTVTAADVNVQEARITVPAAELSSDASFDIDYMVRDKAGNESGRSLSTAVVIDLTGPDKPEVSGEDKTDENGNPGPDGNPDPLPGNTYGLTDIHDDVGSKTGSVLDGESTDDTQPELIGTGEAGNTVIIYDDGQKLGEAVVGQDGKWSFTPPQALADGEHKFSIEFVDPAGNSSPRSDDWTIVVDTTAPDKPEVSGEDKTDENGNPGPDGNPDPLPGNTYGLTDIHDDVGSKTGSVLDGESTDDTQPELIGTGEAGNTVIIYDDGQKLGEAVVGQDGKWSFTPPQALADGEHKFSIEFVDPAGNRSPRSDDWTIVVDTAAPGNPGGGIDDSTTPVNENLAAPIVDEMDNDGVINKAEAADGTVVRIPGYDGMAEGDVIVLDWNGTEIEYTVTAADVNVQEARITVPAAELSSDASFDIDYMVRDKAGNESGRSLSTAVVIDLTGPDKPEVSGEDKTDENGNPGPDGNPDPLPGNTYGLTDIHDDVGSKTGSVLDGESTDDTQPELIGTGEAGNTVIIYDDGQKLGEAVVGQDGKWSFTPPQALADGEHKFSIEFVDPAGNSSPRSDDWTIVVDTTAPDKPEVSGEDKTDENGNPGPDGNPDPLPGNTYGLTDIHDDVGSKTGSVLDGESTDDTQPELIGTGEAGNTVIIYDDGQKLGEAVVGQDGKWSFTPPQALADGEHKFSIEFVDPAGNRSPRSDDWTIVVDTAAPGNPGGGIDDSTTPVNENLAAPIVDEMDNDGVINKAEAADGTVVRIPGYDGMAEGDVIVLDWNGTEIEYTVTAADVNVQEARITVPAAELSSDASFDIDYMVRDKAGNESGRSLSTAVVIDLTGPDKPEVSGEDKTDENGNPGPDGNPDPLPGNTYGLTDIHDDVGSKTGSVLDGESTDDTQPELIGTGEAGNTVIIYDDGQKLGEAVVGQDGKWSFTPPQALADGQHKFSIEFVDPAGNSSPRSDDWTIVVDTAAPGNPGSGDISQVTYSGDIYVPIGAIDEMWMHDTDANGDGDRGAGGQMGVSIFTLSGPATRVSFEYYALDSTSTYAVFLNENGQVVARELIPQAPRADGKDNSRVFTFDAPNGESFSSIRFENGDEGVASGGINDMSWIMLRDTFSWVPSSSVVTTTSLFVDSDATNPQSAAEPVALSGLIEREDVIDLEMIKAELSDDAQMQPMDLSGGGSDALELSLGDLLSMGLPSDDDGSAELTIHGEIGDKVVLNDLLVDGSDTGNWEQALETLDKDGITYNIFHHDGEDATLLIQKDIEVVLENHDPVISSASEKGSHPPSGGEGTAQQDQQEIVLNSYF